From Cyanobium sp. Tous-M-B4, the proteins below share one genomic window:
- the rfbB gene encoding dTDP-glucose 4,6-dehydratase, translated as MTNPPDVSALLAGRRRILVTGGAGFIGGAVVRRLLSESEALVFNLDKCGYASDLTSIEALPQAEARHQLLKVDLTDAAATAAAVQQADPDLVMHLAAESHVDRSIEGPGAFIESNVSGTFQLLQAVRAHWEGLSAERKAGFRFHHISTDEVFGSLGATGRFSETTPYDPRSPYSASKAASDHLVSAWHHTYGLPVVLTNCSNNYGPWQFPEKLIPVVILKAAAGEPIPLYGDGANVRDWLYVEDHVDALLLAATQGQLGRSYCVGGHGERTNKEVVEAICNALDELRPAGAPHARLITPVTDRPGHDRRYAIDPTRISNELGWQPRHSFEEGLAATVRWYLEHHSWCGAVSEQCGYSGARLGLISGG; from the coding sequence ATGACCAACCCACCCGACGTTTCAGCGCTCCTGGCCGGCCGCCGCCGCATCCTGGTGACCGGTGGGGCCGGCTTTATCGGCGGGGCGGTGGTGCGCCGGCTGCTTAGCGAAAGCGAGGCGTTGGTGTTCAATCTCGATAAATGTGGCTACGCCAGCGACCTCACCAGCATCGAGGCGCTGCCCCAGGCGGAGGCACGCCACCAGCTCCTCAAGGTGGACCTCACCGATGCGGCGGCTACAGCAGCGGCGGTGCAGCAGGCCGATCCCGACCTGGTGATGCACCTGGCGGCAGAGAGCCATGTGGACCGCTCGATCGAGGGGCCGGGGGCCTTTATTGAGAGCAATGTGAGCGGCACCTTTCAGCTGCTGCAGGCGGTGCGGGCCCACTGGGAAGGTCTGAGCGCTGAGCGCAAGGCGGGTTTTCGTTTTCATCACATCAGCACCGATGAGGTGTTCGGCTCGCTGGGGGCTACGGGGCGCTTCTCGGAGACCACCCCTTACGACCCACGCAGTCCCTATTCAGCGAGCAAGGCGGCCAGTGATCACCTGGTGAGCGCCTGGCACCACACCTATGGCCTGCCGGTGGTGCTCACCAACTGCAGCAACAACTACGGCCCCTGGCAATTTCCCGAGAAGTTGATTCCGGTGGTGATCCTCAAGGCAGCGGCTGGCGAGCCGATTCCGCTTTATGGCGATGGCGCCAACGTGCGCGACTGGCTCTATGTGGAAGATCACGTGGATGCGCTGCTGCTGGCTGCAACCCAGGGGCAGCTGGGCCGCAGCTACTGCGTGGGAGGCCATGGGGAGCGCACGAACAAAGAGGTGGTGGAAGCGATCTGCAACGCGCTCGATGAGCTGCGCCCGGCCGGCGCCCCCCACGCGCGTCTGATCACACCGGTGACGGATCGCCCTGGTCACGACCGGCGGTACGCGATTGATCCAACCCGGATCAGCAACGAGCTGGGCTGGCAGCCGCGCCACAGCTTTGAGGAGGGTTTGGCAGCAACGGTGCGCTGGTATCTGGAGCACCACAGCTGGTGTGGGGCTGTGAGCGAGCAATGCGGTTACAGCGGTGCTCGCCTGGGCCTTATTTCTGGTGGCTGA
- the secA gene encoding preprotein translocase subunit SecA — protein MLKLLLGDPNARKLKRYQPIVSDINLLEEEIAPLSDDELRGLTGEFRQKLEQVAGNAAKERALLDELLPQAFAVVREAGKRVLGMRHFDVQLIGGMVLHDGQIAEMKTGEGKTLVATLPAYLNALTGRGVHVVTVNDYLARRDAEWMGQVHRFLGLSVGLIQQEMAPAARRANYACDITYATNSELGFDYLRDNMASDIAEVVQRQPNYCVIDEVDSILIDEARTPLIISGQIERPQEKYRRAAEVAELLERSAELGKDGIDPEGDYEVDEKQRNVTLTDEGYAKAEQQLGVSDLFNPEDPWAHFIGNALKAKEMFARDVNYIVRNGDAVIVDEFTGRVMPGRRWSDGLHQAIEAKEQLEIQPETQTLASITYQNFFLLYPRLAGMTGTAKTEEVEFEKTYKLEVAIVPTNRVRSRSDWTDQVYKTETAKWRAVALETAEVHKGGRPVLVGTTSVEKSELLSALLAEQDIPHNLLNAKPENVEREAEIVAQAGRAGAVTIATNMAGRGTDIILGGNSDYMARLKLREVLLPKLVRPENEHRPIPSAKAAREARSLGSLYPCSLSETSEQELVTLAKSLVNAWGDRQLTLLELEDRIAQAAEKAPSEDPQIQALRDCIAQVKAEYDAVVKQDEQQVREAGGLHVIGTERHESRRVDNQLRGRAGRQGDPGSTRFFLSLEDNLLRIFGGDRVAGLMNAFRVEEDMPIESGMLTRSLEGAQKKVETYYYDIRKQVFEYDEVMNNQRKAVYTERRRVLEGRELKAQVIGYGERTVEDIVEAYVNPELPPEEWDLSRLVEKTKEFIYILEDLTADQLQGLGVEELKAFLQEQLRNAYDIKEGQVEQQRPGLMREAERYFILQQIDTLWREHLQAMDALRESVGLRGYGQKDPLIEYKNEGYDMFLEMMTQMRRNVIYSMFMFQPAPAPQGATA, from the coding sequence ATGCTCAAGCTCCTGCTGGGTGACCCCAATGCCCGCAAGCTGAAGCGTTACCAGCCGATCGTTTCCGACATCAACCTGCTCGAGGAGGAGATTGCCCCCCTCTCCGACGATGAGCTGCGCGGCCTTACGGGTGAGTTCCGTCAGAAGTTGGAGCAGGTGGCTGGCAATGCCGCCAAGGAGCGGGCCCTGCTTGATGAGCTGCTGCCCCAGGCCTTTGCCGTGGTGCGTGAGGCGGGCAAGCGGGTGCTGGGCATGCGCCACTTCGATGTGCAGCTGATCGGCGGCATGGTGCTGCACGACGGCCAGATCGCCGAGATGAAAACCGGCGAGGGCAAAACCCTCGTGGCCACCCTGCCCGCCTACCTCAACGCCCTCACCGGTCGGGGCGTGCACGTGGTGACGGTGAACGACTACCTGGCCCGCCGCGACGCCGAGTGGATGGGTCAGGTGCACCGCTTCTTAGGGCTATCGGTGGGCCTGATCCAGCAGGAGATGGCGCCAGCAGCCCGCCGGGCCAACTACGCCTGCGACATCACCTACGCCACCAACAGCGAGCTGGGCTTCGACTACCTGCGCGACAACATGGCCAGCGACATCGCCGAGGTGGTGCAGCGCCAGCCCAACTACTGCGTGATCGATGAGGTCGATTCGATCCTGATCGATGAGGCCCGCACGCCGCTGATCATCTCCGGCCAGATCGAGCGCCCCCAGGAGAAATATCGCCGGGCCGCCGAGGTGGCTGAGCTGCTGGAGCGTTCAGCCGAGCTGGGTAAAGACGGCATCGACCCTGAGGGTGACTACGAGGTCGACGAGAAGCAGCGCAATGTGACCCTCACCGACGAGGGCTACGCCAAGGCCGAGCAGCAGCTTGGCGTGAGCGATCTCTTCAACCCAGAAGACCCTTGGGCCCACTTCATTGGCAATGCCCTCAAGGCCAAGGAGATGTTTGCCCGAGACGTGAACTACATAGTGCGTAACGGCGATGCGGTGATCGTTGATGAATTCACCGGCCGGGTGATGCCGGGGCGGCGCTGGAGCGACGGCTTGCACCAGGCGATTGAGGCCAAAGAGCAGCTGGAGATCCAGCCCGAAACCCAAACACTCGCCTCAATCACCTACCAAAACTTCTTCCTGCTCTACCCGCGCTTGGCCGGCATGACCGGTACCGCCAAAACCGAAGAGGTGGAATTCGAGAAAACTTACAAGCTCGAAGTGGCAATCGTGCCCACCAACCGGGTGCGCTCCCGCTCCGACTGGACCGACCAGGTGTACAAAACCGAAACGGCCAAGTGGCGCGCCGTGGCCCTGGAAACCGCCGAGGTGCATAAGGGCGGCCGGCCGGTGCTGGTGGGCACCACCAGCGTGGAGAAATCGGAGCTACTCAGTGCCCTGCTGGCCGAGCAAGACATCCCCCACAACCTGCTCAACGCCAAGCCCGAAAACGTGGAACGGGAGGCCGAGATCGTGGCCCAAGCAGGCCGGGCCGGTGCCGTAACCATCGCCACCAACATGGCGGGCCGTGGCACCGACATCATCCTGGGCGGCAACAGCGATTACATGGCCCGCCTCAAGTTGCGCGAGGTGCTGCTGCCCAAGTTGGTGCGCCCTGAAAACGAGCACAGGCCCATCCCCTCAGCCAAAGCTGCCCGTGAGGCTCGCAGTTTGGGGAGCCTCTATCCCTGCAGCCTCAGCGAAACCAGCGAGCAAGAGCTGGTCACCCTCGCCAAATCCCTCGTGAATGCCTGGGGCGACCGGCAGCTCACCCTGCTCGAGTTGGAAGACCGCATCGCTCAGGCAGCTGAAAAGGCCCCCAGCGAGGACCCCCAGATCCAGGCTCTGCGCGACTGCATCGCCCAGGTGAAGGCTGAATACGACGCCGTGGTTAAGCAGGACGAGCAGCAGGTGCGCGAGGCCGGTGGCTTGCACGTGATCGGCACCGAGCGCCACGAATCCCGCCGCGTTGACAACCAGCTGCGCGGCCGCGCCGGCCGTCAGGGTGACCCGGGCTCCACCCGCTTCTTTCTGTCGCTTGAAGACAATCTGCTGCGCATCTTTGGCGGCGACCGGGTGGCCGGCCTGATGAATGCCTTCCGGGTGGAGGAAGACATGCCGATTGAATCAGGCATGCTCACCCGCTCGCTGGAAGGGGCCCAAAAGAAGGTCGAAACCTACTACTACGACATCCGCAAGCAGGTATTCGAGTACGACGAGGTAATGAACAACCAGCGTAAAGCCGTTTATACCGAGCGGCGCCGAGTGCTCGAAGGCCGGGAGCTAAAGGCTCAGGTGATCGGCTACGGCGAGCGCACCGTAGAAGACATCGTGGAGGCCTACGTCAACCCCGAGCTGCCACCGGAGGAGTGGGACCTCAGCCGACTAGTGGAGAAAACAAAGGAGTTTATTTATATCCTGGAAGATCTCACCGCAGACCAGCTCCAGGGTTTAGGGGTAGAGGAGCTAAAGGCCTTCCTGCAGGAGCAGCTGCGCAACGCCTACGACATCAAGGAGGGCCAAGTTGAGCAGCAGCGCCCTGGCCTGATGCGGGAAGCGGAGCGCTACTTCATTCTCCAGCAGATCGACACCCTCTGGCGTGAGCACTTACAAGCAATGGATGCCCTGCGCGAGTCGGTGGGTCTGCGCGGCTATGGCCAGAAAGATCCCCTGATTGAATATAAAAATGAGGGCTACGATATGTTCCTAGAGATGATGACCCAGATGCGCCGTAACGTGATCTACTCGATGTTCATGTTCCAGCCGGCGCCGGCACCCCAGGGGGCGACTGCTTAA
- the psbZ gene encoding photosystem II reaction center protein PsbZ, with translation MQILNTLTVLALVVLSFALIVAVPVLYASSEDSGRSNRLILLGGLAWVALVLLNWGMSIFVV, from the coding sequence ATGCAGATCCTCAACACCCTCACCGTTTTGGCTCTGGTGGTGCTGTCGTTCGCCTTGATTGTGGCGGTGCCGGTGCTGTACGCCAGCAGCGAAGATTCAGGTCGCTCCAATCGCCTTATCCTGCTTGGCGGCCTCGCCTGGGTGGCCCTGGTGCTGCTCAACTGGGGCATGAGCATCTTTGTGGTCTGA
- the rfbA gene encoding glucose-1-phosphate thymidylyltransferase RfbA codes for MTRKGIILAGGSGTRLHPITQAVSKQLLPVYDKPMIYYPLSTLMLAGIREVLIISTPHDLASFERLLGDGSAWGMEIRYAVQPSPDGLAQAFLIGADFLSGAPAALVLGDNLFHGHDLIPQLQASNGGGAGATVFAYPVRDPERYGVVEFASDGQVLSLEEKPAQPRSRYAVTGLYFYDDSVVDRARQIQPSPRGELEITDLNRQYLEEGLLRVELMGRGMAWLDTGTCDSLHEAASYIRTLEHRQGLKVGCPEEVAWRLGWISAEQLAGLAGPLRKSGYGDYLLQLLEISNAG; via the coding sequence ATGACCCGTAAGGGAATTATTTTGGCGGGAGGCAGCGGCACTCGGCTGCATCCGATCACGCAGGCGGTGAGTAAGCAGCTGCTGCCGGTGTACGACAAGCCGATGATCTATTACCCGCTCAGCACGTTGATGCTGGCTGGTATTCGGGAGGTGCTGATTATCAGCACGCCCCATGATTTGGCATCTTTTGAGCGTTTGCTGGGAGATGGCAGCGCTTGGGGCATGGAGATTCGCTACGCCGTTCAGCCGAGTCCGGATGGGTTGGCTCAGGCGTTTTTGATCGGCGCTGATTTTTTAAGTGGTGCGCCGGCGGCACTGGTGCTGGGCGACAACCTCTTCCACGGCCACGATTTGATTCCCCAACTGCAGGCCAGTAATGGCGGAGGGGCTGGAGCCACGGTGTTTGCCTATCCGGTGCGGGATCCAGAGCGCTACGGGGTGGTGGAGTTTGCGTCGGATGGTCAGGTGCTGAGCCTGGAAGAGAAGCCAGCGCAGCCCCGTTCGCGCTACGCGGTGACCGGCCTTTACTTCTATGACGATTCTGTGGTGGATCGGGCTCGCCAAATCCAGCCGTCGCCACGGGGAGAGCTGGAGATCACCGATCTCAATCGCCAATACTTAGAGGAGGGGTTGCTGCGGGTGGAGCTGATGGGCAGGGGTATGGCTTGGCTGGATACGGGCACCTGTGATTCGTTGCATGAGGCAGCCAGCTACATCCGCACCCTGGAGCACCGCCAGGGCCTGAAGGTGGGCTGCCCGGAGGAGGTGGCCTGGCGTCTGGGCTGGATCAGCGCTGAGCAGCTCGCCGGATTAGCGGGGCCGCTGCGCAAGAGTGGCTACGGCGACTATTTGCTGCAACTGCTGGAGATCTCCAATGCAGGTTGA
- the rfbD gene encoding dTDP-4-dehydrorhamnose reductase, producing the protein MKVLLTGAAGQLGQALRQQVPAGVELIATCRSGGNGLLALDLADAGACRAAIRDHRPDWVLNAGAYTAVDKAESEPELALAVNGGAPRAFAEALLETGGRLLQVSTDFVFNGSQGSPYRLEQKRDPLGVYGCSKAAGEEAVELLLGPAAGGAGAGRGVILRTSWVMGPVGKNFALTMLRLHRERQQIGVVEDQVGCPTSTHTLAAACWRVISAGMSEPVLHWSDAGAASWFDVAVAVGELAQELGLLEQPALVNPLTTAEYPLPAQRPSYSLLDCSGSRKALGLAPTPWRQALRQLLETLL; encoded by the coding sequence GTGAAGGTACTGCTCACCGGCGCTGCCGGCCAACTGGGTCAGGCGCTGCGACAGCAGGTGCCTGCGGGAGTGGAGCTGATCGCCACCTGCCGCAGCGGTGGCAATGGTTTGCTGGCCCTGGATCTGGCTGATGCCGGCGCCTGTCGCGCAGCCATCCGTGATCACAGGCCCGATTGGGTGCTCAACGCCGGCGCCTACACGGCGGTGGACAAGGCCGAAAGCGAGCCAGAACTGGCCTTGGCGGTAAATGGCGGCGCCCCAAGGGCCTTTGCCGAGGCGCTGCTGGAAACGGGTGGACGCTTGCTGCAGGTGAGCACCGATTTTGTTTTTAATGGCAGCCAGGGCAGCCCCTATCGCCTGGAGCAAAAGCGCGATCCCCTTGGGGTTTATGGCTGTAGCAAGGCCGCTGGCGAGGAAGCGGTGGAGCTGCTGCTGGGCCCCGCTGCTGGCGGTGCAGGGGCAGGGCGGGGAGTGATTTTGCGCACCAGCTGGGTGATGGGGCCGGTGGGCAAGAACTTTGCCCTCACCATGCTGCGGCTGCACCGGGAACGCCAGCAGATCGGCGTGGTGGAAGACCAGGTGGGTTGCCCCACCAGCACCCATACCCTGGCGGCGGCTTGCTGGCGGGTGATAAGCGCTGGCATGAGCGAGCCGGTGCTGCATTGGAGCGATGCGGGAGCCGCTAGCTGGTTTGACGTGGCTGTGGCAGTGGGCGAGTTGGCTCAGGAGCTGGGGCTCTTGGAGCAGCCAGCTCTTGTGAATCCGCTGACTACGGCGGAATATCCACTGCCGGCTCAGCGGCCCAGTTACTCGCTGCTGGATTGTTCAGGCAGCCGCAAGGCCCTCGGCCTGGCCCCCACGCCTTGGCGGCAGGCGCTGCGTCAACTTCTCGAAACTCTCCTATGA
- a CDS encoding GNAT family N-acetyltransferase, translating into MAALRLLIHAPGAPGLRWFGLGPGLRPSRGLWKLQRLFNKHAFWAQERSHTQLRRLLAGSSVVVSLWQGKRLVGFGRASSDRVYRAVLWDVVVAGDLHGQGLGRRVVEALLTAPALRGVERVYLMTTNSAGFYEQLGFRDAAPQALLVKQGVSGGSGVSTG; encoded by the coding sequence ATGGCAGCACTGCGCCTCCTGATCCACGCACCTGGCGCCCCTGGCCTGCGCTGGTTCGGCCTCGGCCCGGGCCTGCGGCCCAGCCGCGGCCTATGGAAGTTGCAGCGCCTGTTTAACAAGCACGCCTTCTGGGCCCAAGAGCGCAGCCACACCCAACTGCGCAGGCTGCTCGCCGGCAGCAGCGTGGTGGTGAGCCTGTGGCAGGGCAAGCGCCTAGTGGGATTCGGCCGAGCTAGCAGCGACCGCGTCTATCGCGCCGTGCTCTGGGATGTGGTGGTGGCCGGTGACCTGCACGGCCAGGGACTCGGCCGCCGGGTAGTGGAAGCCCTGCTGACAGCCCCGGCCCTGCGGGGTGTCGAGCGCGTTTACCTAATGACCACCAACAGCGCCGGCTTCTACGAGCAGCTGGGCTTCCGCGACGCAGCCCCCCAGGCCCTACTGGTGAAACAAGGAGTTTCAGGGGGCTCAGGGGTTTCGACCGGATAA
- the cysE gene encoding serine O-acetyltransferase — translation MLKALQADLAIIKQRDPAARGTLEILLCYPGLHALTLHRFSHWLWGRRLPPLPLVARLLSQVGRLATGVEIHPGARIGHGVFIDHGMGVVIGETAVISDRCLLYQGVTLGGTGKAHGKRHPTLLENVVVGAGAKVLGAITVGANTRIGAGSVLLRDVAADSTVVGIPGRVIHQSGVRIDPLAHSALPDTEANVIRNLMERIDVLEMELARTQGCLRELAAGRPLLEPCTGAAQNLKDREILEFLGDNPGITS, via the coding sequence ATGCTCAAGGCACTGCAGGCCGACCTGGCAATCATCAAGCAGCGAGATCCTGCGGCCCGAGGCACGCTGGAAATCTTGCTCTGCTACCCGGGGCTGCACGCCCTGACCCTGCACCGTTTCAGCCATTGGCTCTGGGGGCGGCGACTGCCGCCCTTGCCCCTGGTAGCGCGGCTGCTGAGCCAGGTGGGGCGGTTGGCAACCGGCGTTGAAATCCATCCCGGCGCCCGGATCGGCCACGGCGTGTTCATCGACCACGGCATGGGCGTGGTAATCGGTGAAACGGCCGTGATCAGCGATCGCTGCCTGCTTTATCAGGGCGTAACCCTGGGGGGCACCGGCAAAGCCCACGGCAAGCGCCACCCGACCCTGCTCGAGAACGTAGTGGTAGGCGCCGGCGCCAAGGTGCTGGGTGCCATCACTGTGGGCGCCAACACCCGCATCGGTGCCGGCTCAGTGCTGCTGCGCGATGTGGCAGCCGACAGCACGGTGGTGGGCATCCCGGGCCGGGTGATCCATCAGAGCGGGGTGCGCATCGACCCCCTAGCCCACTCAGCCCTGCCCGACACGGAAGCGAATGTGATCCGCAACCTGATGGAGCGCATCGACGTGTTGGAAATGGAACTAGCCCGCACCCAGGGCTGCCTGCGGGAGCTGGCCGCCGGCCGCCCCCTGCTGGAGCCCTGCACCGGGGCCGCTCAAAACCTCAAAGACCGCGAAATCCTGGAGTTCTTGGGAGACAACCCTGGCATCACCAGCTGA
- the ribH gene encoding 6,7-dimethyl-8-ribityllumazine synthase: protein MAIFEGRFTDTAGLRIAVVVARFNDLVTGKLLSGCLDCLSRHGVDTSDASAQLDVAWVPGSFEIPLVAQRLAASGRYQVVITLGAVIRGDTPHFDVVVAEVSKGVAAVARDTGVPVIFGVLTTDTLQQALERAGIKSNLGWNYGLQALEMGSLMAAIPD, encoded by the coding sequence GTGGCGATTTTTGAAGGGCGGTTCACCGACACTGCTGGTCTGCGTATCGCGGTGGTGGTTGCCCGTTTCAATGACCTGGTTACCGGCAAGCTGCTGAGCGGCTGCCTCGACTGCCTCTCGCGCCACGGCGTTGACACCAGTGATGCCAGTGCCCAGCTGGATGTGGCCTGGGTGCCCGGCAGCTTTGAGATCCCCCTGGTGGCCCAGCGCTTGGCGGCCAGCGGTCGCTATCAGGTGGTTATCACCCTGGGTGCGGTGATTCGTGGCGACACCCCCCATTTCGATGTGGTGGTGGCCGAGGTGAGCAAAGGCGTGGCTGCCGTGGCCCGCGACACCGGCGTGCCGGTGATCTTCGGCGTGCTCACGACCGATACTTTGCAGCAGGCCCTAGAGCGGGCCGGCATCAAGAGCAATCTGGGCTGGAACTACGGCTTGCAGGCCCTTGAGATGGGCAGCTTGATGGCGGCTATTCCCGACTGA
- the rfbC gene encoding dTDP-4-dehydrorhamnose 3,5-epimerase: MQVEQLSTASGVVIEGPLLITPQIFGDGRGFFYESWNQRRFDEAVGCPTTFVQDNHSRSCRGVLRGLHYQLEPEAQGKLVRCPVGVIFDVAVDLRRSSATFGQWVGAELSADNQQQLWVPVGFGHGFLTLSESAEVLYKASGYWSKSCERSLRWNDPDLAITWPLEGMEPLLAQKDADAPELAAVMAAGEVFA, encoded by the coding sequence ATGCAGGTTGAGCAGCTGAGCACAGCCTCCGGTGTGGTGATTGAGGGTCCGCTGCTGATCACGCCCCAGATTTTTGGCGATGGGCGGGGCTTTTTCTATGAGAGTTGGAACCAGCGCCGCTTTGATGAAGCAGTGGGCTGCCCCACCACCTTTGTGCAGGACAACCATTCGCGCTCTTGCCGCGGGGTATTGCGCGGCCTGCACTACCAGCTGGAGCCAGAAGCCCAGGGAAAACTGGTGCGCTGCCCGGTGGGTGTGATTTTTGATGTAGCGGTAGACCTGCGGCGCAGTTCCGCCACCTTTGGCCAGTGGGTGGGAGCAGAGCTCAGCGCTGACAATCAGCAGCAGCTGTGGGTGCCGGTGGGCTTTGGCCACGGCTTCCTAACCCTCAGCGAGAGCGCTGAGGTGCTCTACAAGGCGAGCGGCTACTGGAGCAAGAGCTGCGAGCGCTCCCTGCGCTGGAACGATCCTGATCTCGCCATCACCTGGCCGCTGGAAGGCATGGAACCGTTGCTGGCGCAGAAGGATGCTGATGCCCCTGAGCTTGCGGCAGTGATGGCGGCTGGGGAGGTATTTGCGTGA